Proteins found in one Salvia splendens isolate huo1 chromosome 10, SspV2, whole genome shotgun sequence genomic segment:
- the LOC121752173 gene encoding glutamate synthase 1 [NADH], chloroplastic isoform X2 produces MAAKDAGFELPPPGEYAVGMFFLPVSDSRREQSKIVFTKVAESLGHSVLGWRLVPTDNSGLGKSALQTEPVIEQVFLTATPRSKADFEQQMYILRRVSMVAIRAALNLQHGGVRDFYICSLSSRTVVYKGQLKPEQLKEYYYADLGNERFTSYMALIHSRFSTNTFPSWDRAQPMRVLGHNGEINTLRGNVNWMRAREGLLKCKELGLSKTEMKKLLPIVDASSSDSGSFDGVLELLVRAGRSLPEAMMMMIPEAWQNDKNMDPDRRALYEYFSALMEPWDGPALISFTDGHYLGATLDRNGLRPGRFYVTHSGRVIMASEVGVVDIPPEDVARKGRLNPGMMLLVDFEKHVVVDDEALKQQYSLARPYGEWLKRQKLQLKDIVESVPESDRTPPAIAGVLPASSDDEDMENMGMHGILSPLKAFGYTVESLEMLLLPMAKDGIEALGSMGNDAPLAVMSNREKLTFEYFKQMFAQVTNPPIDPIREKIVTSTECMIGPEGDLTETTEEQCHRLSLKGPLLTIDEMEAMKKMNYRGWKSKVLDITYSKDCGRKGLEETLDRICNEAHDAIKEGYTTLVLSDRVFSPKRVAVSSLLAVGAVHHHLVKKLERTRVALIIESAEPREVHHFCTLVGFGADAICPYLAVEAIWRLQVDGKIPPKPTGEFHSKDELVKKYYKASNYGMMKVLAKMGISTLASYKGAQIFEAVGLSSEVMERCFIGTPSRVEGATFEALALDALQLHELAFPTRALPPGSAEAVALPNPGDYHWRKGGEIHLNDPLAISKLQEATRANSVAAYKEYSNRVQELNKSCNLRGLLKFKEAEVKVPLEEVEPASEIVKRFCTGAMSYGSISLEAHTTLAEAMNQIGGKSNTGEGGEEPFRMEPLADGSRNPKRSSIKQVASGRFGVSSYYLTNADELQIKMAQGAKPGEGGELPGHKVIGDIAVTRNSTAGVGLISPPPHHDIYSIEDLAQLIHDLKNANPDARISVKLVSEAGVGVIASGVVKGHADHVLISGHDGGTGASRWTGIKSAGVPWELGLAETHQTLVANDLRGRTVLQTDGQLKTGRDVAVAALLGAEEFGFSTAPLITLGCIMMRKCHKNTCPVGIATQDPVLREKFAGEPEHVINFFFMLAEELREIMSQLGFRTLNEMVGRADMLELDKDVAKNNEKLKNIDLSLLLRPAADIRPDAAQYCVQKQDHGLDTALDNKLIALATPALDKSISVYIESPICNVNRAVGTMLSHEVTKRYRMAGLPSDTIHIKLNGSAGQSLGAFLCPGITLELEGDSNDYVGKGLSGGRIIVYPPKGSNFDPKENIVIGNVALYGGTNGEAYFNGMAAERFAVRNSGVKAVVEGVGDHGCEYMTGGTVVVLGKTGRNFAAGMSGGIAYVLDVDSTFSSRCNQELVDLDPVEDEDDILMLRMMIQQHQRHTNSQLARDVLSDFDSLLKKFVKVFPRDYKRILANKKVDEISEKTAEVAAKEAEAEEAAELKEKDAFEELKKMAAASINETPQVEEQEPEKRPTRVPDAVKHRGFVAYEREGVSYRDPTVRMNDWNEVMEESKPGPLLKTQSARCMDCGTPFCHQENSGCPLGNKIPEFNELVYQNRWREALDRLLETNNFPEFTGRVCPAPCEGSCVLGIIENPVSIKSIECSIIDKAFEEGWMVPRPPQTRTGKSVAIVGSGPAGLAAADQLNKKGHSVTVFERADRIGGLMMYGVPNMKTDKIDVVQRRVDLMEKEGVKFVVNANVGKDPLYSIDQLREVHDAIVLAVGATKPRDLPVPGRDLSGVHFAMEFLHANTKSLLDSNLQDGKYISAKGKKVVVIGGGDTGTDCIGTSIRHGCTRIVNLELLPKPPATRAPGNPWPQWPRVFRVDYGHQEAATKFGQDPRSYEVLTKRFIGDENGTLKGLEVVRVSWEKDASGRFQFKEVEGSEEIIEADLVLLAMGFLGPEETVADKLGVDKDNRSNFKADYGHFSTNVEGVFAAGDCRRGQSLVVWAISEGRQAAARVDQYLLGDENDGTDGQEGLTKQQQDNRRQTVKT; encoded by the exons ATG gcTGCGAAAGATGCTGGATTTGAGTTGCCCCCACCTGGGGAATATGCAGTCGGCATGTTTTTCTTGCCTGTTTCGGACAGTCGGAGGGAACAAAGTAAAATTGTGTTCACAAAG GTGGCAGAATCACTTGGGCACTCAGTTCTTGGGTGGCGTCTTGTGCCCACAGACAACTCAGGATTGGGCAAGTCTGCTTTGCAGACAGAACCCGTCATCGAACAAGTTTTTCTTACAGCCACTCCACGGTCTAAGGCCGATTTTGAACAACAG ATGTACATATTAAGGAGGGTTTCTATGGTAGCAATCCGAGCTGCATTGAACCTTCAGCACGGTGGGGTTAGAGACTTCTACATATGTTCTCTGTCGTCCAG GACTGTTGTCTACAAGGGTCAGCTGAAACCTGAACAGTTGAAGGAATATTATTATGCAGATCTTGGCAATGAAAGGTTTACGAGCTACATGGCCCTG ATACACTCTAGATTTTCAACAAACACATTCCCTAGCTGGGATCGAGCTCAGCCAATGCGGGTCCTTGGTCACAATGGAGAGATAAATACACTTCGAGGCAACGTCAATTG GATGAGGGCACGTGAGGGCCTTCTGAAATGTAAGGAGCTTGGCCTCTCAAAGACTGAGATGAAGAAGCTTCTGCCAATTGTAGATGCCAGCTCTTCTGACTCAG GTTCATTTGATGGTGTACTCGAGCTTTTGGTTAGAGCTGGTAGAAGTCTCCCTGAAgctatgatgatgatgatcccCGAAGcctggcaaaatgataaaaatatggATCCTGACCGAAGGGCTCTTTATGAATATTTCTCAGCTCTGATGGAGCCATGGGATGGTCCTGCTCTTATATCAT TTACCGATGGGCACTATCTTGGAGCAACATTAGACAGAAATGGGTTACGTCCTGGTAGATTTTATGTTACACACAGTGGCAGAGTTATCATGGCAAGTGAAGTAGGCGTCGTTGACATCCCTCCAGAAGATGTAGCCAGAAAAGGAAGACTTAATCCTGGTATGATGCTTCTTGTTGATTTTGAGAAGCATGTTGTGGTTGATGATGAAGCCTTGAAGCAACAATACTCACTCGCAAGACCTTATGGTGAGTGGCTAAAGAGACAAAAGCTGCAATTGAAGGACATAGTTGAATCCGTTCCAGAATCAGACCGAACTCCTCCAGCGATAGCTGGTGTTTTACCG GCATCTTCTGATGATGAAGATATGGAAAACATGGGAATGCATGGGATTTTGTCACCATTGAAGGCGTTTGG TTACACCGTGGAATCTCTAGAAATGCTTTTACTGCCAATGGCAAAAGATGGTATTGAGGCCCTCGGTTCAATGGGGAATGATGCTCCATTGGCTGTGATGTCTAACAGGGAGAAACTTACATTCGAGTACTTCAAGCAGATGTTTGCTCAGGTCACTAACCCTCCAATAGACCCTATTCGGGAGAAGATTGTTACCTCCACGGAATGCATGATTGGTCCAGAAGGCGATCTGACAGAGACCACAGAAGAGCAATGCCATCGTCTGTCCCTGAAAGGACCTCTCCTAACCATTGATGAAATGGAAGCAATGAAAAAGATGAACTACCGAGGTTGGAAAAGTAAAGTTCTTGACATTACCTACTCCAAGGATTGTGGTAGGAAGGGCTTGGAGGAAACCCTAGACAGGATATGTAATGAAGCACATGATGCAATCAAGGAAGGATATACGACTCTGGTGCTTTCTGATCGAG TTTTCTCACCAAAGCGTGTTGCGGTTAGCTCCCTCTTGGCTGTTGGTGCCGTACATCATCACTTAGTGAAGAAGCTTGAACGAACTCGTGTTGCATTGATTATTGAATCTGCCGAGCCCCGAGAAGTGCATCATTTTTGTACACTTGTAGGATTTGGTGCAGATGCAATCTGTCCTTACTTGGCCGTAGAAGCCATTTGGAGATTGCAAGTTGATGGGAAAATTCCACCCAAACCAACTGGTGAATTCCACTCAAAGGATGAGCTTGTCAAGAAATATTACAAGGCAAGCAACTATGGCATGATGAAGGTTCTAGCCAAGATGGGTATTTCAACTCTGGCCTCATATAAGGGTGCTCAGATATTTGAGGCCGTGGGCCTGTCATCGGAGGTGATGGAACGTTGTTTTATAGGGACTCCAAGCAGAGTGGAGGGTGCAACTTTTGAAGCACTCGCACTTGATGCACTTCAGTTGCATGAGCTGGCTTTCCCAACACGTGCTTTACCACCTGGTAGTGCTGAGGCTGTAGCACTTCCTAATCCAGGAGATTATCACTGGAGAAAAGGTGGTGAGATCCACTTAAATGATCCCCTTGCCATTTCAAAGTTACAGGAGGCTACTAGAGCAAACAGTGTAGCTGCCTATAAAGAGTACTCTAACCGTGTTCAGGAACTGAATAAATCATGTAATTTGAGAGGGCTTCTGAAATTTAAAGAAGCTGAGGTAAAGGTTCCTCTTGAAGAAGTTGAACCAGCTAGCGAGATTGTAAAACGTTTCTGTACTGGGGCAATGAGCTATGGTTCTATCTCATTGGAGGCTCACACAACACTTGCTGAAGCAATGAACCAGATTGGGGGAAAGTCGAACACTG GTGAGGGAGGTGAAGAACCATTTCGTATGGAGCCTCTTGCAGATGGTTCACGAAATCCAAAGAGGAGTTCCATAAAACAGGTTGCCAGTGGAAGATTTGGAGTTTCCAGCTATTATCTTACAAATGCGGAtgaattacaaataaaaatggcTCAG GGAGCAAAACCTGGTGAAGGAGGTGAACTTCCAGGGCACAAGGTAATTGGTGACATTGCTGTAACTAGGAATTCTACTGCTGGTGTGGGCCTTATCAGTCCTCCTCCCCACCATGACATTTATTCCATTGAAGATCTAGCACAATTGATTCACGACCTCAAG AATGCAAATCCTGATGCACGTATTAGTGTGAAGTTGGTTTCTGAAGCTGGTGTGGGAGTGATTGCCAGTGGGGTCGTTAAGGGTCATGCTGATCATGTTTTGATCTCTGGTCATGACGGCGGTACCGGGGCTTCAAGATGGACAGGCATCAAAAGTGCTGGTGTTCCTTGGGAACTTGGTCTAGCAGAGACACATCAAACCTTAGTGGCGAATGATCTTCGTGGTCGAACTGTTCTTCAGACTGATGGCCAACTGAAGACTGGACGAGATGTAGCTGTTGCTGCGCTTCTTGGTGCGGAGGAGTTTGGTTTCAGCACTGCTCCCCTCATAACGCTGGGTTGCATCATGATGCGGAAATGCCACAAAAACACATGCCCTGTTGGTATTGCAACTCAAGATCCAGTTCTTAGGGAAAAGTTTGCCGGTGAACCTGAACATGTCATCAACTTCTTCTTCATGCTGGCAGAGGAATTAAGGGAGATTATGTCTCAGCTAGGTTTTCGAACACTCAATGAAATGGTTGGTCGTGCAGACATGCTTGAACTGGATAAAGACGTGGCAAAAAACAATGAGAAGCTTAAGAACATTGATCTGTCCCTTCTACTTCGCCCAGCTGCTGACATCAGACCAGATGCTGCGCAGTATTGTGTGCAGAAACAGGACCATGGGCTGGACACGGCTTTAGATAACAAACTAATAGCTTTAGCTACTCCTGCCTTGGATAAAAGTATTTCTGTATACATTGAATCTCCTATATGCAATGTAAACCGAGCAGTTGGAACCATGCTAAGCCATGAAGTGACGAAACGCTATCGAATGGCGGGACTTCCTTCAGATACAATTCATATCAAACTTAATGGAAGTGCAGGTCAGAGTCTTGGAGCTTTTCTATGTCCTGGCATTACATTGGAGCTTGAAGGGGATAGCAATGATTATGTAGGGAAGGGCCTGTCAGGAGGGCGAATTATTGTATACCCCCCTAAAGGTAGCAACTTCGATCCGAAGGAAAATATTGTCATTGGCAATGTAGCTCTTTATGGGGGCACAAATGGGGAGGCTTATTTTAACGGAATGGCAGCAGAAAGATTTGCTGTTCGTAATTCTGGTGTTAAAGCTGTAGTTGAAGGTGTAGGTGATCATGGATGTGAGTACATGACTGGGGGCACTGTTGTAGTGCTGGGAAAGACTGGTAGAAATTTTGCTGCTGGCATGAGTGGGGGCATTGCTTATGTTCTTGATGTTGACTCAACGTTCAGTTCTCGGTGCAATCAAGAGTTGGTAGATCTTGATCcagtggaagatgaagatgatattTTGATGCTCAGAATGATGATACAACAGCATCAGCGTCACACAAACAGCCAATTAGCTAGGGATGTCCtttcagattttgactctcttCTTAAGAAGTTTGTCAAGGTCTTCCCTCGTGACTATAAACGCATTCTAGCAAATAAGAAAGTGGATGAAATTTCAGAGAAGACCGCTGAAGTTGCAGCCAAAGAGGCTGAGGCAGAAGAAGCAGCAGAGTTGAAGGAGAAGGATGCTTTTGAAGAGCTTAAGAAGATGGCAGCAGCATCTATCAACGAAACTCCCCAG GTTGAGGAACAAGAACCAGAAAAGAGGCCAACTAGGGTTCCTGATGCTGTCAAACATCGGGGTTTTGTTGCTTATGAGAGGGAGGGCGTTTCGTACAGGGACCCAACTGTTAGGATGAATGACTGGAATGAAGTTATGGAGGAATCAAAGCCAGGACCATTGTTGAAAACACAGTCGGCTCGCTGTATGGATTGCGGCACTCCTTTTTGTCATCAG GAGAATTCTGGATGCCCTCTTGGAAATAAGATACCAGAATTCAATGAGTTGGTTTACCAGAACAGATGGCGAGAAGCATTGGATAGGCTTTTGGAAACTAACAACTTCCCAGAGTTCACAGGTCGTGTGTGCCCTGCTCCTTGCGAAGGATCTTGTGTACTTGGCATCATAGAAAATCCTGTGTCTATCAAATCAATTGAGTGCTCTATCATTGATAAAGCTTTTGAGGAGGGGTGGATGGTTCCCCGGCCTCCTCAGACAAGGACAGG AAAAAGTGTTGCGATTGTTGGAAGTGGGCCTGCTGGTTTGGCTGCTGCTGATCAGTTAAATAAAAAAGGACACTCTGTGACAGTTTTTGAGCGCGCTGACAGAATTGGTGGATTAATGATGTATGGTGTGCCAAACATGAAGACTGACAAAATTGATGTAGTTCAGAGACGGGTTGATCTCATGGAAAAGGAAGGAGTGAAGTTTGTAGTTAATGCTAATGTAGGAAAAGATCCACTATACTCTATAGATCAGCTTCGTGAAGTGCATGATGCAATTGTGTTGGCTGTAGGAGCCACAAAACCAAG GGACCTTCCTGTTCCTGGGAGAGACCTTTCTGGAGTCCATTTTGCCATGGAGTTTCTTCATGCAAATACAAAAAGCCTTCTTGATAGCAATCTTCAGGATGGAAAGTACATCTCTGCAAAGGGAAAGAAAGTAGTAGTGATTGGTGGAGGTGACACTGGCACGGACTGTATCGGGACATCGATCAGACATGGGTGCACCCGCATTGTAAATCTAGAACTTCTCCCTAAACCACCAGCTACCAGGGCTCCAGGCAACCCTTGGCCTCAG TGGCCACGGGTATTCCGTGTAGATTATGGGCATCAGGAAGCTGCTACCAAGTTTGGTCAGGACCCAAGGTCTTATGAAGTGTTGACAAAACGTTTTAttggagatgagaatggaacaTTAAaaggacttgaggttgtgcgcGTCAGTTGGGAGAAGGATGCCAGTGGAAGGTTCCAATTCAAGGAAGTTGAAGGTTCCGAAGAAATTATTGAAGCTGATTTAGTCCTGCTCGCAATGGGATTTCTCGGTCCTGAAGAG ACGGTCGCTGACAAACTTGGAGTGGACAAAGACAACCGATCAAACTTCAAAGCTGACTACGGTCACTTCTCAACCAATGTTGAAGGTGTCTTTGCGGCTGGGGATTGCCGACGCGGACAGTCACTGGTGGTTTGGGCAATATCTGAAGGCAGGCAAGCAGCTGCACGGGTTGACCAATATCTCCTTGGAGATGAGAATGACGGCACTGATGGACAGGAAGGACTCACAAAGCAGCAGCAAGACAACAGGAGGCAAACTGTGAAGACATAG